The Aquificaceae bacterium genomic sequence TCTTTTGATGAAGTGGAAAAGACTTCCCTGAAATGTTCTCTTCCTAACACCCTTCTCACCTTTTCCTCTGAAGACCTGTCTAACATAAGGTGAAGTATATGAGGGTCTGTCTTTCTATAAAAGTCCTTTCTGTTTAAAAGTCCTCTTTCCAAAAAGTCATGGATTACCTCTTCCAAATGGATGTTTAAGATACGCACCACCTTGTGGAAATAAACTTGAGAATACATAAAATACCTTCCAAGAATAAAGCTCTCCAGAGCTCTGAGTGCACTTATATGGACACACTTTTTACCCTCTATAAAAAGCATATTCTCCAAGAGCCTACGGTAGTCAAAAAAGCCATAGGAAGTTCCGCAAAAATAGGCATCTCTCCTGAGATAGTCCATCCTGTCCGCACCGAATTCTCCAGTGATTATCTTTGGCAGGCTACTACCCTTCCTAAAGGCAAGCTCCACAATAAGCTGGATATCCTCAAGAGAGTATCCACAGTTTTTTAGTATATCCGCAATACCCTCTTCAAAAAGCACCCTTTCTCCTATGGATTCATGACTTTTGTCTCCAAGGAGGACCTCTGTGGTGTGAGAAAAGGGTGTGTGTCCAATATCGTGTAATAGACCTGCCAATCTTGCTATCTTGTAGAGCTTTTCATCTTTGAGCCCAAGGTTATTGTAAATTCTTCCTGCAAGTTCCATAGTTCCCAAAGAGTGCTCAAACCTGCTGTGCTGTGCGGATGGAAATACCATATAGGCTATGCCTAACTGGCTTATGAACCTAAGTCTTTGAAAAGGGAAACTATCTATTATCCTTATCTCACAGTCGTAGGCTTTTATTAGCTCGTGTATAGGGTCTGAAAACTCTTTAAACATATATCCCCCTCAAAAAAATGTTTGTCCTCATTCCTGCGTAAAAGTTTGCTTATCGCATCTCTTAGCTTTGTGAGAATTCTTTTAAACCAGTTTTCGCCTGTTTTCCTTTGATTTATAAACTCTATCTTTAGAGGGCTTATGCTCTTTCCTAATTCTGCTTTTCTAAGGAGGGTTTGAAGGTCTCTTTTGAGTTTATGTAGGTTAAGTCCGTAGTATACATCCCCAAGCTTTTGTGCCTCTTGCAAAATATCTCTTAGCTCCTTTACCACCTCCCTTTTCAGACCTAAGTAGAGCTCTGAAAGTTTATAGAGAATGGAAAAGTATCTGCCCTCTGATGGGTATCTTTCCACGCATAACTCACAGTAGCTTTTTAGCTCCTCGTAAAGTCCTTCGTTGAAAAGCAAGGTTGACATTACCACCGCATCCTGCGCACTTAGATGTTTCCTGTATACCATTGTTCTACTAAGTATGTTCCACAACCTTAGAACCTTTTGGCTAATACTTTCAAAGTTGCTATGATACTCACTTCTTATGGTTATAAGGTATATGCCATCTTCCTCTACTCTATATATATCCTTGCCAGAGTATATATTCCCATACAGGTCTGATATAACAAAGAGGTTCATTTCCACAAGCACATCTTTCCAGTAATTCCTTGTGGTTTTAAAGCTTCTATAGGCACAAGAGAGGAACTTTTCAAGTTCCACGTATGGGTTTCCCTCTCTTCTTACGAGCTGTGAATAGCATAAGAGATAGAATAGCTTTTCTTTTTTTGAAGGGTCCTCTAAAACCTCAAGCACCAAACTGCTAAGTGGGTCTCTTTCTTTTATCTGAAGCATAGTTATAATATAAGCCTAATTGGTGAGGTTTATTACATGAAAGGTGCAGGAAAATACCTTGAGCTTGTCAAGTTTGAACACACCATCTTTGCCCTGCCCTTTGCCCTCTCAAGCGTGATTTTATTGTATGAGGAGACACCATCCCTGTGGAAGCTTTTTTGGGTTATTCTCGCCTTTATTAGTGCAAGGACCGCAGGTATGGCACTAAACAGGTTAATAGACCTACCCATAGATAGACTAAATCCAAGGACAAGCCAATGGGTTCACGCAAAGGGAGAGGTGTCAGAGGAAAATATAAAAAGGCTCATTTTCTTATCTATTGGACTTTTCCTGTTTTCTGCTTTTATGATAAACATATACGCCTTCTTGCTCTCTCCCTTAGTGCTTTTTTTTCTTTGGCTCTATCCTTATGCCAAGAGAATAACCTACTATCCTCACTTAGTTCTTGGTGCGGTTTATTTCCTTATACCCTTGGCTATAGATGTGTCCTTTAATGAGCGCATATCCCTTAACGCCATAATTCTTGGTGTTGCTATGGCTTTTTGGGTTGCAGGCTTTGATATACTCTATGCACTCCAAGACTATGAGTTTGACAAAACACATGGTCTTAAGTCTATTCCAGTAAGATTTGGCATAGAAAATTCTCTTTGGATAGCAAGGTTTTTTCACCTTATAACCTTCTTTGCACTCTTAGGGTTGTTTTTTAGGATAGATTTTCTTGGTCTCTTGTATCTTTTTGGTCTCTTCGGTATTGCACTGTTCCTATATTATGAGCATAGCCTCGTAAAGCCCCATGACCTTTCAAAGATAAATAAAGCCTTCTTTACAGTAAATGGATACGTGAGCGTGATTTTCTTTATAGTCGTCCTCTTAGACAGATTGCTCTAAACTAACTGTTCCATAATATCCTTGGGTATATCAAAATTGGCTATAACTTCTTTGACGTCATCAAGGTCTTCTAAGGCTTCAATGAGTTTTATTATCTTTTTTGCGGTCTCTGGGTCTTGCACTTGAACTAAGGTGTTAGGTTTGTAAGCTATCTCCGCCCTATCTATACGTAGCCCACCAGATTCTAAAGCTTCCTTTACGCTGTAGAGTTCTTCAGGTTTTGTATACAATGTGTATGCAACCTCTCCTATCTCCACATCCTCCACGCCAGCCTCTATAGCTTTTTCGTATATCTCCTCTTCGCTTATGCCTTCCTTTGGCACTTCAATGATGCCGACCCTATCAAAGAGGAAAGACACACATCCAGAGGACCCGAGGTTTCCACCATGTTTTGAAAGCACATGCCTTACCTCTGAAGTGGTTCTGTTTCTATTGTCTGTTTGAGTAATTATCATAAGGGCTACACCACCTGGTGCATAGCCTTCATATAGCACTTCTTCGTAGTTTTCTCCCCCAAGCTCACCAGTTCCCTTCTTTATGGCTCTTTCTATGGTTTCCGCAGGCATGTTTACCCTTTTGGCATTTTCTATGGCGGTTCTTAGTCTTGGGTTTGTATCTGGGTTTGGTCCACCTTCTCTAACCGCAACGGTTATCTCTCGTATTATCTTTGTAAATATTTTGCCCCTTTGTGCATCAATCTTTGCCTTTTTGTGCTTTATCTGAGCCCAATGACTGTGCCCTGCCATAGTAGATATATTATAGCACCCCGCATAGCGGGGCAAAGGTTTATTTGTTTATTGGATGGTTTATATCTCCCAATATCCAGAGCTAAACTTGCAATTAATCAAAAGGTTTCTATGAGGTCTTAGCTTGATTTTATAAAGCCACATAGCTATATAAACGCATTCTAACTTTCTTATTAGGGGTTGCACATGCAAGAAGTCCAAAATGTGCTATAATATTAAAAACGCTATAAAAGGCAGGAGGTAAAAAATGGACCTGGAGCAAAGGATAAAGGAGATAATTGCAGACCAGCTTGGTGTTGAAGTGGATAAGTTAAACCCCGAAGCGAGATTCGTGGAAGACCTTGGAGCAGACTCTCTGGACGTGGTTGAGCTTGTAATGGCTTTTGAAGAGGAGTTTGGTATTGAAATACCTGACGAAGATGCAGAAAAAATAAGAACAGTAGGCGATGTTATAGCCTATCTCAAGGAGAGAGTAAAGGGCTGATGCGTCGTGTTGTGATAACCGGTCTTGGGGCTGTAACCCCCATAGGAACCGGAGTGCAAAAGTTCTGGGAGAACCTTATAGCAGGTGTTAGTGGAGTAGACATAATAAAAAGGTTTGACCCCATTGAGGCAGGACTTCCTGTCCACATCGCAGCAGAGGTAAAGGACTTTGAACCAGAAAGGTATTTTGATAAAAAGGAAGCTCAAAAGGTTTCGGACTTTATCAAGTTTGCGGTCGCAGCTTCTGAAGAGGCAATAAAGGATAGTGGTCTTTTAGAGAGCAAGTATGACCCCTACAGAGTAGGAGTTATAATAGGCACGGGCATAGGTGGGCTAAGGGACATAGAAGAACAGCATAAGGTCCTTATGGAAAAGGGTCCCAGAAGGGTCTCTCCCTTCTTTATACCCTACGGTATTTCCAATATGGCAAGCGGGCTTGTTGCCATAAGGTTTGGTTTTAAGGGACCCAACTATTGTGTGGTGTCTGCTTGTGCCACTGGAAACCACGCCATAGGCGATGCCATGAGGCTCATACAGAAGGGAGACATTGACGTGGCTATAGCGGGTGGGTGCGAAAGTGCCATAACTCCTCTTGGTGTTGCAGGCTTTGCGGTTATGAGGGCACTCTCTACAAGAAACCATGAACCACAAAAGGCTTCAAGACCCTTCGATAAAGACAGGGATGGCTTTGTAATGGGAGAGGGTGCTGGGATTTTGGTGCTTGAGGAATATGAGCATGCCAAGGCAAGGGGTGCAAAGATATACGCAGAGCTCGTGGGTTATGGTGCCACAGATGATGCCTACCACATAACTGCTCCCTGCGCGGATGGTGAGGGTGCATATATGTGTATGAAGCTCGCTTTGGAAGATGCAGGCATAAGACCAGAGGAAGTGGACTACATAAACGCTCATGGAACATCTACACCTCTAAACGATAGGTCTGAAACCCTTGCAATAAAGAGGCTCTTTGGAGAGCATGCCTATAGGCTTAAGATAAGCTCCAACAAGTCTATGATAGGACATCTTTTGGGTGCTGCGGGTGCAGTGGAAGCGGTGGCGACGGTGAAAACTATAGAAACGGGCATAATACCTCCTACCATAAACCTTGAAAACCCAGACCCCGAGTGCGACCTTGATTATGTGCCAAACAAGGCAATAAAGTATCCTGTTAGGTATGCCTTGTCCAACTCCTTCGGCTTTGGTGGAACAAATGCCTGCCTTGTCTTCAAAAAGCCTTGAAGAGCTTCAACAGAGGCTTGGCTATAGCTTCAACAACCCAGAACTTCTCATACAAGCTCTCACTCACAAATCTTACGCAGGAGAGCATGGTCTAAAAAGCTATGAGACCCTTGAGTTTCTTGGAGACTCCCTTATAAACTTCTTCGTGGTGGACATCCTGCTTTCTGAGTTTCCCTCCGCTTCTGAGGGTGAGCTTGCCATGATGAAATCCTACTTTGTAAGCGAAGAATACCTGCATGAGCTGGCTGAGGAGCTTTCCCTTGATATGTATATACTCTACGGTGGGAAAGGAAAAAGGGGCTATGTGAGCTCTTCCCTTATGGCAGATGCCTTTGAAGCCTTGTGGGCTGCGGTGTATATAGACTGTGGAAGGTCTACGGATTTTGTGAAGGCTCTTTTTAGCAAGCTATACAAAGAGAGACTCGTGTCTGCGGTTAAAAACAAGGACTATAAAAGAGACTACAAAACCCTTCTCCAAGAAGAGACTCAGAAAAGATGGAAAGAAAGACCTACTTACCGTGTGGTAAGCGTGGAAGGACCCCATCACAACAGGATTTTTGAGGTGGAATGCAATATAAGGGAGTTTAGGGCTACCGCAAAGGGTAGAAGCAAAAAGTCCGCACAACAACTTGCTGCTAAAAAAGTCCTTGAGCTTATCCTATCTTCTGAAAGCTAAGGTCGTTTAGCCTTTTGTTAAACTCAATACTCTGCTTTAGAACCTCTTCATAAACTCTAAAAGGCGTAAGTATGGCAGACATCCTTGGGCTCTCCTCCGCAATGAGCAGAATTTCCTCAAGTATAGCGATTATAAGCTCCAGCTTGGAGTTTATAGAGTTTAAGGCATTAAGCCTCTCTATCTCCCTGCTCAACTCCTCTGGTAATGTGGAAAGGAAGGTTATGTCAAAGTTGAAAACCTCGTATATGTCGTATATGTGGTCTATAACTTCCGATATCTTGGCTAAAAGGTCCGCTTCAACTTTAAGGACAGCCTCCTTGTATTTCTTCTGTTCTTCCTCTGAGAGACAAGCCTCCGCAAGAATATCTATTTCCTCCACATCAGCTTTTATCTCTTTGAGAATGCCCTCCAACATCTGTATGTTGAGCCTTATTAGTCTGTCCTGCACCATCAGTGTGCTTAGAAGTCCTACCTTTTCCATCTATGTCCTCCACGTAAATTATTCCCTTAGTCCTTAACTCTTCTCTAAAGTCTTCTATTAAAATATAGCCCTGTTTGATTAAGATTTCTTTAACCTTTGAGTTTATCCTTTCGCCGTGCTTGTCAAGGTCAAAAAGAAGCACTACCTTCTCAAAACCCTCAAGAAGGTCTGGAAGGTCTGTAAGCCTTTTACCCTCAAGGGTGAAGATGTTTTTTACTCCAAACTTTTGTAAGGCTTGCCTGTCCCTTTTGCCTTCCACGAGGACTGCAGAGTTCTGAGACACTTCTCTTAGTTTTTTCAACCAGCCCTCAAGCATGTTATAATTTTAAAAGCTCCATGGAAGTCATCAGCGTTCCCATAGAAGAAGAGGTCAAGCAGTCCTACATAGACTATGCCATGTCTGTTATTGTGGGGAGGGCTATTCCTGATGTTAGGGATGGTCTAAAGCCTGTTCAAAGAAGAATACTCTACGCTATGCACGATATGGGTCTATACCCGGAAAAGGCTTTTGTCAAAAGTGCCAGGATTGTGGGTGCGGTGCTTGGATATTACCATCCTCATGGAGACCAAGCGGTATACGAAGCCCTTGTGCGTATGGCACAGGAC encodes the following:
- a CDS encoding UbiA-like polyprenyltransferase — protein: MKGAGKYLELVKFEHTIFALPFALSSVILLYEETPSLWKLFWVILAFISARTAGMALNRLIDLPIDRLNPRTSQWVHAKGEVSEENIKRLIFLSIGLFLFSAFMINIYAFLLSPLVLFFLWLYPYAKRITYYPHLVLGAVYFLIPLAIDVSFNERISLNAIILGVAMAFWVAGFDILYALQDYEFDKTHGLKSIPVRFGIENSLWIARFFHLITFFALLGLFFRIDFLGLLYLFGLFGIALFLYYEHSLVKPHDLSKINKAFFTVNGYVSVIFFIVVLLDRLL
- the acpP gene encoding acyl carrier protein gives rise to the protein MDLEQRIKEIIADQLGVEVDKLNPEARFVEDLGADSLDVVELVMAFEEEFGIEIPDEDAEKIRTVGDVIAYLKERVKG
- the rnc gene encoding ribonuclease III, producing MPALSSKSLEELQQRLGYSFNNPELLIQALTHKSYAGEHGLKSYETLEFLGDSLINFFVVDILLSEFPSASEGELAMMKSYFVSEEYLHELAEELSLDMYILYGGKGKRGYVSSSLMADAFEALWAAVYIDCGRSTDFVKALFSKLYKERLVSAVKNKDYKRDYKTLLQEETQKRWKERPTYRVVSVEGPHHNRIFEVECNIREFRATAKGRSKKSAQQLAAKKVLELILSSES
- a CDS encoding HD domain-containing protein, translating into MFKEFSDPIHELIKAYDCEIRIIDSFPFQRLRFISQLGIAYMVFPSAQHSRFEHSLGTMELAGRIYNNLGLKDEKLYKIARLAGLLHDIGHTPFSHTTEVLLGDKSHESIGERVLFEEGIADILKNCGYSLEDIQLIVELAFRKGSSLPKIITGEFGADRMDYLRRDAYFCGTSYGFFDYRRLLENMLFIEGKKCVHISALRALESFILGRYFMYSQVYFHKVVRILNIHLEEVIHDFLERGLLNRKDFYRKTDPHILHLMLDRSSEEKVRRVLGREHFREVFSTSSKEHFEFVKERLLEKYEEKLLRFDQAKKKVLDEDIPVWNGNELLSLREVSTIVASLEDIELYRIYAHPMYKEEVRSYVRKISK
- a CDS encoding YebC/PmpR family DNA-binding transcriptional regulator encodes the protein MAGHSHWAQIKHKKAKIDAQRGKIFTKIIREITVAVREGGPNPDTNPRLRTAIENAKRVNMPAETIERAIKKGTGELGGENYEEVLYEGYAPGGVALMIITQTDNRNRTTSEVRHVLSKHGGNLGSSGCVSFLFDRVGIIEVPKEGISEEEIYEKAIEAGVEDVEIGEVAYTLYTKPEELYSVKEALESGGLRIDRAEIAYKPNTLVQVQDPETAKKIIKLIEALEDLDDVKEVIANFDIPKDIMEQLV
- a CDS encoding toprim domain-containing protein, whose protein sequence is MLEGWLKKLREVSQNSAVLVEGKRDRQALQKFGVKNIFTLEGKRLTDLPDLLEGFEKVVLLFDLDKHGERINSKVKEILIKQGYILIEDFREELRTKGIIYVEDIDGKGRTSKHTDGAGQTNKAQHTDVGGHSQRDKS
- the fabF gene encoding beta-ketoacyl-ACP synthase II, with the protein product MRRVVITGLGAVTPIGTGVQKFWENLIAGVSGVDIIKRFDPIEAGLPVHIAAEVKDFEPERYFDKKEAQKVSDFIKFAVAASEEAIKDSGLLESKYDPYRVGVIIGTGIGGLRDIEEQHKVLMEKGPRRVSPFFIPYGISNMASGLVAIRFGFKGPNYCVVSACATGNHAIGDAMRLIQKGDIDVAIAGGCESAITPLGVAGFAVMRALSTRNHEPQKASRPFDKDRDGFVMGEGAGILVLEEYEHAKARGAKIYAELVGYGATDDAYHITAPCADGEGAYMCMKLALEDAGIRPEEVDYINAHGTSTPLNDRSETLAIKRLFGEHAYRLKISSNKSMIGHLLGAAGAVEAVATVKTIETGIIPPTINLENPDPECDLDYVPNKAIKYPVRYALSNSFGFGGTNACLVFKKP